Proteins co-encoded in one Pseudomonas beijingensis genomic window:
- a CDS encoding alpha/beta hydrolase, whose amino-acid sequence MKPDEQLDPAFQGLVASGAEQWSLRTLPIIRARVHSSFKPVHSARGEACWITGIDERLRLCLYRPKGIARAAILPALLYIHGGGFVLGQPEMADDYLADLADELGAIIVAVDYRLAPEHPFPAPLEDCYTTLAWLSGNHRALGLDPQRVVVMGHSAGGGLAAALAILARDRAEYPLAGQVLIYPMLDHRTGSGQSPYPSRDTGTFSWLPAPNQFCWHCLRGDYTLDDERIGLFSPSRQPDLSGLPPSFISVGSQDLFLEEDIDYATRLSRAGVALELHVYPGAPHMFDQLPGRITDQSALDITRALKAFLRR is encoded by the coding sequence TTGAAGCCAGATGAACAGCTCGATCCGGCCTTCCAGGGGCTTGTGGCCTCGGGTGCGGAACAATGGTCGCTGCGCACGCTGCCAATCATCCGCGCCCGGGTCCATTCGTCCTTCAAACCCGTGCACAGCGCGCGGGGCGAAGCGTGCTGGATCACAGGCATCGATGAACGCCTGCGCCTGTGCTTATACCGGCCCAAAGGCATCGCCAGAGCCGCGATCCTTCCGGCGCTCCTGTACATCCACGGCGGCGGCTTCGTCCTCGGACAACCGGAGATGGCAGATGACTACCTGGCCGACCTGGCCGATGAGCTGGGGGCGATCATCGTTGCAGTGGATTATCGACTGGCGCCCGAACATCCTTTTCCAGCGCCCCTCGAGGACTGTTACACCACCCTCGCCTGGCTATCTGGCAACCATCGAGCACTCGGCCTGGATCCCCAACGCGTGGTGGTCATGGGGCATAGCGCCGGCGGCGGGCTTGCCGCCGCATTGGCCATTTTGGCGCGCGACAGGGCCGAGTACCCACTGGCTGGCCAGGTGCTTATCTATCCCATGCTCGATCACCGCACAGGCTCGGGGCAATCGCCCTACCCGAGCCGCGACACCGGCACGTTCAGCTGGTTGCCGGCGCCCAATCAGTTCTGCTGGCACTGCCTTCGCGGTGACTACACCCTGGACGATGAACGCATCGGCTTGTTCTCACCCTCACGGCAGCCGGACCTCAGTGGCCTGCCACCCAGTTTCATTTCAGTTGGCTCCCAGGACCTCTTCCTGGAAGAGGACATCGACTACGCAACGCGTTTGTCCCGGGCGGGCGTTGCCCTGGAACTCCATGTCTACCCGGGGGCCCCGCACATGTTCGACCAACTTCCCGGGCGTATCACCGATCAATCCGCGCTCGATATCACCCGAGCGCTCAAGGCGTTCTTGAGGCGGTAG
- the gcvA gene encoding transcriptional regulator GcvA: protein MRNLPPSSSLRAFEAATRHATFTAAAEELHVTQSAVSHQLKHLEQLWGLQLFHRGNSLHLTSAGAALAPIVREFFMKLEATLADLREQNGRQRLSVSTTYSFALKWLLPRLPDLAQAHPQILLTLDSTDSPINFSTTDPDVAIRLGHGHFPSLFSEFLFREQIFPVASPALLARFGTPQTAAELLRYPLLTRDGAARVPKWEQWFAQVGVEVTTLKESIRYADTNMTIEAALLGQGIALARSGHVEAELNDGRLQRLFELPFASPLAYYFVCPTGIETQPHIASFRRWLVTQAVDAQQTYA, encoded by the coding sequence ATGCGAAACCTTCCTCCTTCTTCAAGCCTGCGAGCCTTCGAAGCCGCCACGCGGCACGCCACGTTCACTGCGGCGGCAGAGGAGTTGCACGTCACACAGAGCGCGGTAAGCCACCAGCTCAAGCATTTGGAACAGCTCTGGGGATTGCAGCTGTTTCATCGTGGTAACTCGCTGCACCTGACCTCGGCAGGGGCAGCGCTTGCGCCCATCGTGCGTGAGTTCTTCATGAAGCTCGAGGCCACCTTGGCCGATTTACGCGAGCAAAACGGGCGGCAGCGGCTGAGTGTCAGCACGACCTATTCTTTCGCCTTGAAGTGGCTGCTGCCTCGGCTTCCTGATTTGGCGCAAGCGCATCCGCAAATCCTGCTCACCCTGGACAGCACCGATAGCCCCATTAACTTCTCGACGACAGACCCGGACGTGGCTATTCGCCTGGGCCACGGGCATTTCCCGTCGCTGTTTTCAGAGTTTCTGTTCCGCGAGCAGATTTTTCCGGTCGCCAGCCCGGCGTTGCTTGCGCGCTTTGGCACGCCGCAAACGGCCGCCGAATTGCTGCGCTATCCACTGCTTACCCGTGATGGCGCAGCGCGGGTGCCGAAATGGGAACAGTGGTTTGCCCAAGTGGGCGTTGAGGTTACGACCTTGAAGGAAAGCATTCGCTACGCAGACACCAATATGACCATTGAGGCGGCGTTGTTGGGGCAAGGTATCGCGCTGGCGCGCAGCGGGCATGTCGAAGCCGAGCTCAATGACGGCCGTCTTCAAAGGCTGTTCGAACTGCCGTTCGCATCGCCTCTGGCGTATTACTTCGTGTGCCCCACAGGGATCGAGACTCAGCCTCATATCGCCAGCTTCCGTCGTTGGCTGGTGACCCAGGCGGTCGATGCTCAGCAAACTTATGCATGA
- a CDS encoding DMT family transporter, translating to MSLPIICLVLFAALLHASWNAMLRGGTDRLWSMTIMCMAIALASVIVAALLAPPARASWFCVGLSAILHVGYNLFLVRSYKSGDLGQTYPIARGVSPILIVLAASLFAGERMAPNGLMGIALVSTGIISLAYTGRRRTLPDLPYALGTGCFIAAYSVVDGIGVRLSGAPMAYTAWMCLLWGVMMPLVYIGLRDAKSLFALRPGIAVASAGGLVSLLAYGVVIYAMAQAPMGAVSALRETSVMFAALIGYAFLGEALTLRKLLACAVIALGALVIR from the coding sequence ATGTCCTTACCCATCATCTGCCTCGTCTTGTTCGCCGCGCTGCTGCACGCCAGTTGGAACGCCATGCTGCGCGGGGGCACCGACCGTTTGTGGTCTATGACCATCATGTGCATGGCGATCGCCCTGGCGAGCGTCATCGTGGCCGCGCTGCTGGCGCCGCCCGCCCGTGCAAGCTGGTTCTGCGTTGGGCTCTCCGCGATATTGCACGTGGGTTACAACCTGTTCCTGGTGCGCAGTTACAAGTCTGGAGACCTGGGCCAGACTTACCCCATCGCCCGCGGTGTATCTCCGATCCTGATTGTCCTGGCCGCTTCGCTGTTCGCCGGTGAGCGGATGGCGCCGAATGGACTGATGGGGATTGCGTTGGTGTCGACCGGAATCATCTCGCTGGCTTATACCGGGCGCCGGCGGACGTTGCCTGACTTGCCCTACGCACTGGGAACCGGTTGTTTCATTGCTGCCTACAGCGTGGTCGATGGCATCGGCGTTCGCCTCTCCGGGGCGCCAATGGCCTACACCGCCTGGATGTGCCTGTTGTGGGGCGTGATGATGCCCCTGGTTTATATCGGACTGCGCGATGCCAAAAGCCTCTTTGCTCTGCGGCCAGGTATCGCCGTGGCCTCTGCTGGCGGGCTGGTTTCATTGCTGGCCTACGGCGTCGTGATCTATGCCATGGCCCAGGCACCGATGGGGGCGGTGTCCGCCCTGCGAGAAACCAGCGTCATGTTCGCCGCTTTGATCGGGTACGCGTTTCTTGGCGAAGCATTGACCTTACGCAAGCTGTTGGCCTGCGCCGTCATTGCACTCGGTGCGCTGGTTATCCGCTGA
- a CDS encoding transketolase family protein, producing the protein MSNAANTPTATAEPGKKRLTTSAMIASIAAEGQATKPAPFGHALAALAEQRPDIVGLSADLSKYTDLHIFAKAHPDRFYQMGMAEQLLMSAAAGMAREGFVPFATTYAVFASRRAYDFICMAIAEENLNVKIVCGLPGLTTGYGPSHQATDDLAIFRAMPNLMVIDPCDALEIEQAVPAIAAHQGPVYMRLLRGNVPLVLDEYGYTFEIGKAKTLRTGNDVLIISTGLMTMRALEAAKQLQTDGVDVAVLHVPTIKPLDELTILAEARKPGRLVVTAENSSIIGGLGEAVATVLLRNGVTPTFRQIALPDAFLDAGALPTLHDRYGISTQAVCAQIKAWL; encoded by the coding sequence ATGAGTAACGCCGCCAACACCCCGACTGCAACGGCCGAGCCGGGCAAAAAGCGCCTGACCACCTCGGCGATGATCGCCTCGATTGCCGCCGAAGGCCAAGCGACAAAACCAGCGCCCTTCGGCCACGCACTGGCGGCCCTGGCCGAGCAGCGCCCGGACATCGTCGGGTTGTCGGCCGACTTGTCCAAATACACCGACCTGCACATCTTCGCCAAGGCACATCCGGACCGTTTCTACCAGATGGGCATGGCCGAGCAATTGCTGATGAGCGCCGCGGCCGGCATGGCCCGCGAAGGCTTCGTACCCTTCGCCACGACCTACGCGGTGTTCGCCTCCCGTCGCGCCTATGACTTCATTTGCATGGCCATTGCCGAGGAGAACCTCAACGTCAAGATCGTCTGCGGTTTGCCAGGCCTCACCACCGGCTATGGCCCCAGCCACCAGGCCACCGATGACCTGGCGATCTTCCGCGCGATGCCTAACCTGATGGTCATCGACCCGTGCGACGCGCTGGAGATCGAACAGGCAGTGCCGGCCATTGCCGCGCATCAGGGCCCGGTTTATATGCGCTTGCTACGCGGCAACGTGCCCCTGGTGCTGGACGAATACGGCTACACCTTCGAGATCGGTAAAGCCAAGACCCTGCGCACTGGCAATGACGTGCTGATCATCTCCACCGGCTTGATGACGATGCGTGCATTGGAGGCGGCCAAGCAACTGCAAACCGACGGCGTCGATGTCGCGGTGCTGCACGTGCCGACGATCAAGCCGCTGGATGAACTCACTATTCTCGCCGAGGCCCGCAAACCCGGCCGCCTGGTGGTGACCGCGGAAAACAGCTCGATCATCGGCGGGTTGGGCGAAGCGGTGGCGACGGTTTTGCTGCGCAACGGCGTGACGCCCACGTTCCGGCAGATCGCCTTGCCGGACGCGTTCCTTGATGCCGGCGCCCTGCCGACCCTGCATGATCGCTACGGCATCTCCACCCAAGCGGTTTGCGCGCAAATCAAGGCCTGGCTGTAA
- a CDS encoding TIM barrel protein, with translation MSFVPFKLAISAEMVFLDLPFTERVKRIHALGFSAEIWNWASKDIQALAATGADFTSMTGYLSGNLTDPDDIRQLLDSAQESLAVAAQLGCPSLNLHGTGLGDQGLPVKPVAQTTGRMWLSACKTLEKIARLGEDAGRVFLLENLNTEVDHPGTPFARADDTLALIEAVGSPHLKMNLDLYHAQIGEGNLIELIQRAGSAIGEIQVADVPGRMEPGTGEIHYPAIAKALFGMGYSGVVGLEGWASGDSEVALERFRQAFTLDG, from the coding sequence ATGAGTTTCGTACCGTTCAAACTGGCGATCAGCGCCGAGATGGTCTTCCTCGACCTGCCCTTTACCGAACGGGTCAAACGCATCCATGCGTTGGGCTTCAGCGCCGAGATATGGAACTGGGCGAGCAAAGACATCCAAGCCCTCGCGGCGACCGGCGCGGATTTCACCTCCATGACCGGTTACCTCTCAGGCAACCTGACCGACCCCGACGATATCCGGCAACTGCTCGACAGCGCCCAGGAATCCTTGGCCGTCGCCGCGCAATTGGGTTGCCCAAGCCTGAACCTGCATGGCACCGGCCTGGGTGATCAAGGCCTGCCGGTCAAACCCGTGGCCCAGACCACCGGCCGCATGTGGCTGAGCGCCTGCAAGACGCTGGAAAAAATCGCCCGCCTGGGCGAAGACGCGGGTCGGGTATTCCTGCTGGAAAACCTCAACACCGAAGTCGACCACCCGGGCACGCCGTTCGCCCGCGCTGACGATACCCTGGCGCTGATCGAGGCCGTGGGCAGCCCGCACCTGAAGATGAACCTGGACCTCTATCACGCGCAGATCGGCGAAGGAAACCTGATCGAACTGATCCAGCGCGCCGGCAGCGCCATCGGCGAAATCCAGGTCGCCGACGTCCCAGGTCGCATGGAGCCCGGCACCGGTGAAATCCACTATCCCGCCATTGCCAAGGCCTTGTTCGGCATGGGATACAGCGGTGTCGTCGGCCTCGAAGGCTGGGCCAGCGGTGACAGCGAGGTCGCGCTTGAGCGTTTCCGGCAGGCCTTCACGCTTGATGGATAA
- a CDS encoding Gfo/Idh/MocA family oxidoreductase, translated as MSTSKTLRLGLIGAGRMGSFHGLTAARHIPGACLAAIADPTPGQAARLAAELDVQKVYTDPQQLLDDPDIDAVLIAAPARSHAELVISAARAGKGVFCEKPMAITLDEADRAIAAAADARVTLQVGFNRRFARSFRTAHLDVVSGRIGTPQLLRSLTRDPALNNPAASPQWVIFLETLIHDFDTLRYLNPGAEAVEVFVMADALIAPDYKDKGFLDTAVVTIRFDNGAIATAEANFQAVYGYDVRGEVFGSAGMLTMGNVNDSDLLRYLANGVQADTQRMDTDLLRDAYVAELNHFVNCVRSGEKPLASGEDARAALAIARACIESFQQGKTVRVQGALS; from the coding sequence ATGAGCACATCCAAGACCCTCCGCCTTGGCCTCATCGGCGCTGGCCGCATGGGCAGTTTTCACGGCCTGACCGCCGCCCGGCACATCCCCGGCGCGTGCCTCGCCGCCATCGCCGACCCTACCCCCGGCCAGGCCGCGCGCCTGGCGGCCGAACTGGACGTGCAGAAGGTCTATACCGATCCACAGCAATTGCTGGATGACCCGGACATCGATGCCGTGCTGATTGCCGCCCCGGCACGCAGCCATGCCGAACTGGTGATCAGTGCGGCCCGGGCCGGCAAAGGGGTGTTCTGTGAAAAACCGATGGCCATCACCCTGGACGAAGCGGACCGCGCCATCGCCGCCGCTGCCGATGCACGGGTGACGCTACAAGTCGGCTTCAATCGCCGTTTTGCCAGAAGTTTCCGCACCGCCCACCTGGACGTCGTTTCCGGCCGGATCGGTACGCCACAACTGCTGCGCTCGCTGACCCGTGACCCGGCGTTGAACAACCCGGCCGCGTCGCCGCAATGGGTAATCTTCCTGGAAACCCTGATCCATGACTTCGATACCCTGCGCTACCTGAATCCGGGCGCCGAGGCGGTTGAGGTTTTTGTGATGGCCGATGCCCTGATCGCACCGGACTACAAGGACAAAGGATTTCTCGACACCGCGGTGGTCACGATCCGTTTCGACAATGGCGCCATCGCCACGGCCGAAGCCAACTTCCAGGCCGTGTATGGCTACGATGTCCGCGGCGAAGTGTTCGGCAGCGCCGGCATGCTGACCATGGGCAACGTCAACGACTCCGACTTGCTGCGGTACCTGGCCAATGGGGTCCAGGCCGACACCCAGCGCATGGACACCGACTTGCTGCGTGATGCCTACGTGGCCGAGCTCAACCACTTCGTCAATTGCGTGCGCAGCGGCGAAAAACCCTTGGCCAGCGGTGAAGACGCCCGGGCGGCACTGGCCATTGCCCGCGCTTGCATCGAGTCCTTCCAACAGGGCAAGACGGTGCGTGTGCAGGGAGCACTTTCATGA
- a CDS encoding MFS transporter, with protein sequence MTRTRFFGKTVLACTFILAMIGWGIGFYGPPIYMQAVMERTGWPIAQVSTAVTLHFLSGTIVIANLPRLYTRFGIPAITLLGSIVLGIGVNIWAQANQLWVLYAGAVCSGIGWVTLGAAAVNTLIAPWYVKERPKALGKAYNGASLGGVIFSPLWVLLIERFGFATAALVISVIAVLLISVFAFLVFNKNPQSLGQHPDNAEQPEPAPVNASAMPWTTMQTLRSASFRSLAAGMSLGLFAQIGLIAHLYSILVGRMGSHDASFALGLATASAMGGRYVAARLMVQGMNRRQLACLGYAIQMLGTLMLLGLDLHPAVAWIAVGVIGSGIGNATSLPPLIAQTEFSREHTAKVIALMVAISQATYAFAPALFGLVRAAFTDPNHAIVAVVTAAVIVQVLAILSFYRGISARRFRKTVF encoded by the coding sequence ATGACACGCACCCGCTTTTTTGGAAAAACCGTACTGGCCTGCACGTTCATCCTTGCGATGATTGGTTGGGGGATCGGCTTCTATGGGCCACCGATCTATATGCAAGCGGTCATGGAACGCACGGGTTGGCCGATCGCCCAGGTCTCGACTGCCGTGACCCTGCACTTTCTCAGCGGCACGATTGTCATCGCCAACCTGCCACGCCTTTACACACGCTTCGGGATACCCGCCATCACCCTGCTGGGCAGCATCGTCCTGGGCATCGGCGTGAACATCTGGGCTCAAGCCAACCAGCTTTGGGTGTTGTATGCCGGCGCGGTCTGCTCGGGTATCGGCTGGGTGACGTTGGGTGCGGCGGCCGTTAATACTCTGATCGCGCCGTGGTACGTCAAGGAAAGGCCCAAGGCCCTGGGCAAGGCCTACAACGGTGCCAGCCTGGGTGGCGTGATTTTTTCGCCGCTGTGGGTGTTGCTGATCGAGCGTTTCGGCTTCGCCACGGCGGCGCTGGTGATCAGTGTCATCGCCGTGCTGCTCATAAGTGTCTTCGCCTTCCTGGTCTTCAATAAAAACCCACAAAGCCTGGGACAACATCCCGACAACGCGGAACAGCCGGAACCCGCGCCGGTCAACGCCAGCGCCATGCCATGGACCACAATGCAGACGCTCAGGTCGGCGAGTTTTCGCAGCCTGGCAGCCGGCATGTCCCTGGGACTGTTCGCCCAGATCGGCTTGATCGCGCACCTGTACTCGATCCTGGTGGGACGCATGGGATCGCATGACGCCTCATTCGCCCTGGGCCTGGCCACCGCCAGTGCGATGGGCGGGCGTTACGTCGCCGCACGCCTGATGGTCCAAGGTATGAACCGTCGACAGCTGGCCTGCCTTGGCTATGCCATTCAGATGCTGGGGACACTGATGCTTCTGGGCCTGGACCTTCACCCGGCTGTGGCCTGGATAGCCGTGGGGGTGATCGGCTCGGGCATTGGCAATGCCACCTCCTTGCCGCCATTGATTGCACAAACCGAGTTCAGCCGTGAACACACCGCCAAGGTCATCGCCCTGATGGTCGCGATCAGCCAGGCCACCTACGCCTTCGCACCGGCCCTTTTCGGCTTGGTGCGCGCCGCCTTCACCGATCCCAATCACGCCATCGTCGCCGTCGTGACAGCAGCGGTCATCGTGCAGGTGCTCGCCATTTTGTCGTTCTATCGGGGCATATCCGCTCGCCGCTTCAGGAAAACCGTTTTCTGA
- a CDS encoding SDR family oxidoreductase: MNDRSQKPLILITGGGRGIGAATALLAAEQGYDVVLTYIADEASALAVAAQVEAKGARALAVRADNADPAQIVELFATLDLRFGRIDVLVNNASILARQSRLEDLGFERMQRIFAVNALGPMLCAQHATRRMAYRYGGRGGAVINISSASARLGSPNEYVDYAASKGAVETFTTGFAKEVAREGIRVNCVRPGHIYTEMHASGGEPGRVDRVKDTIPMGRGGQPEEVARAILWLAGPQASFVTGTFLDVTGGK, encoded by the coding sequence ATGAATGACCGTTCGCAAAAGCCCTTGATCCTGATTACCGGAGGCGGGCGCGGGATTGGCGCGGCGACCGCCCTGCTGGCCGCTGAACAGGGTTACGACGTCGTGCTGACCTACATCGCCGATGAGGCGTCGGCGTTGGCGGTGGCAGCGCAGGTCGAGGCCAAGGGGGCCCGTGCCCTGGCGGTACGCGCCGATAACGCCGATCCGGCACAGATCGTCGAACTGTTCGCCACCCTTGATCTGCGCTTCGGGCGAATCGATGTGCTGGTCAACAACGCTTCGATATTGGCACGCCAGTCGCGCTTGGAGGATCTTGGCTTCGAGCGCATGCAGCGAATCTTTGCGGTCAACGCCTTGGGGCCGATGCTCTGCGCTCAGCACGCTACCCGGCGCATGGCCTATCGTTATGGTGGGCGTGGTGGTGCAGTCATCAATATTTCTTCGGCGTCAGCTCGCCTCGGTAGCCCGAATGAATACGTGGACTACGCAGCGTCCAAGGGCGCGGTTGAAACGTTCACGACGGGTTTTGCCAAGGAAGTGGCCCGGGAGGGTATTAGAGTCAACTGCGTTCGACCCGGGCATATCTATACCGAGATGCATGCGAGTGGGGGAGAGCCGGGCCGAGTCGACCGGGTGAAGGATACGATCCCGATGGGGCGTGGTGGCCAGCCGGAGGAGGTCGCACGGGCCATTCTCTGGTTGGCGGGGCCGCAGGCGTCGTTCGTGACGGGCACCTTCCTGGATGTGACCGGAGGGAAGTAG
- a CDS encoding sigma-54 interaction domain-containing protein, producing MDQQLAALSAEDRDYLTTLGPASLNEGPGVALDEAWRACLRGETDRPAGIRRVIWESWLRSVNAGLDPEDGEYRFVAPDDLTATLAANRLLIAAAAQVMRGLLAYNPRGHINLTDAAGTTLYFCGLDLTPIGSRLLESVQGTNCTGLAIVEDRLVYVLAEENFGLGLRQRRMHCAAAPIRDAQGRTLGMLTLTAEPGWFHFHTLGTVQAAAEAVSRQMALQALLEEQQTVLEVLNEGLVVLDEQGCIKALNHYARQLFRVGHDLLGSPFKSLGKSELTDAVLFGGGEGVRDLDCTFELYDRSHLACLVSVCPLEQGGRIVSLRENRRIREITRRIMGTQASYTFETILGRSQAIEDALHLARIASRSDSTTLILGESGTGKELFAQAIHNASDRCGGPFVAVNCGAIPRDLVQSELFGHVEGAFTGSARGGSAGKFELADGGTIFLDEIGDMSFDAQVSLLRVLQEGEVTRVGAKKSLRVNVRIIAATHRNLSQAVAEGAFREDLYYRLNVLNLTVPPLRMRREDVPLLARHFLARCARSLRKTMQDLSPEALEMLVAYHWPGNVRELENVIERATNLAMTELIEPSDLALDIRQRGRPAPWVSVPEPRTAPDLGTHEMNAIIAALKDTRGNIRLAAQRLNVSRGGLYNKMSRFGLKVEAFRS from the coding sequence ATGGACCAGCAACTTGCGGCGTTGAGCGCCGAAGACCGCGATTACCTCACCACCCTGGGCCCTGCGTCGTTGAACGAAGGACCCGGCGTTGCGCTGGATGAGGCTTGGCGAGCGTGCTTGCGTGGGGAGACCGATCGTCCTGCCGGGATCCGACGGGTGATTTGGGAATCCTGGTTGCGCAGCGTCAATGCCGGCCTCGATCCGGAAGACGGCGAGTACCGTTTTGTCGCACCTGACGACCTGACCGCGACACTGGCCGCCAACCGGCTGCTGATCGCCGCGGCGGCGCAAGTCATGCGCGGTTTGCTCGCTTATAACCCCAGGGGCCATATCAACCTGACCGATGCCGCAGGCACGACGTTGTACTTCTGCGGCTTGGACCTCACCCCCATAGGCAGTCGCCTGCTGGAGTCGGTACAGGGCACCAATTGCACTGGGCTGGCGATCGTCGAAGACCGTTTGGTGTATGTGCTGGCCGAGGAGAACTTCGGGCTTGGCCTGCGCCAGCGCCGCATGCATTGCGCCGCCGCGCCGATCCGCGATGCCCAGGGCCGGACGCTGGGGATGTTGACCTTGACGGCGGAGCCGGGCTGGTTTCATTTCCATACGCTGGGCACCGTCCAGGCCGCGGCCGAAGCTGTCTCCAGGCAGATGGCGCTGCAAGCCTTGCTCGAGGAACAACAAACCGTCCTTGAAGTGCTCAACGAGGGGTTGGTGGTATTGGATGAGCAGGGCTGCATCAAGGCACTCAACCACTACGCCCGACAGTTGTTCCGCGTGGGGCATGACCTGCTCGGCAGTCCGTTCAAGAGCCTGGGCAAGAGCGAGTTGACCGATGCAGTCCTGTTCGGGGGCGGGGAAGGGGTACGGGACCTGGATTGCACCTTTGAACTGTACGACCGCAGCCATCTGGCCTGCCTGGTGTCGGTCTGCCCACTGGAGCAAGGCGGGCGGATTGTTTCGTTGCGCGAGAACCGGCGCATCCGGGAAATCACCCGGCGGATCATGGGCACCCAGGCCAGCTACACCTTTGAAACCATCCTGGGCCGCTCACAGGCGATTGAGGATGCGCTGCACCTTGCACGGATTGCCAGTCGCAGTGATTCGACCACGCTGATCCTCGGCGAGAGCGGCACGGGCAAGGAACTGTTCGCCCAGGCCATCCACAATGCCAGCGACCGGTGTGGCGGGCCTTTCGTGGCGGTCAATTGTGGTGCCATTCCCCGTGACCTGGTGCAGAGCGAATTGTTTGGCCATGTGGAAGGCGCTTTCACCGGATCGGCTCGCGGCGGGTCGGCAGGCAAGTTCGAATTGGCCGATGGCGGGACGATCTTCCTCGACGAAATCGGTGACATGTCCTTCGATGCGCAGGTCAGCTTGCTGCGTGTCCTGCAGGAAGGCGAGGTGACACGGGTGGGGGCGAAAAAATCGCTGCGGGTCAACGTCCGTATCATCGCCGCCACCCACCGTAACCTGAGCCAGGCGGTGGCCGAGGGCGCCTTTCGTGAGGACCTTTACTACCGGCTCAACGTGCTGAACCTGACGGTGCCGCCGCTGCGGATGCGCCGCGAGGATGTGCCCCTGTTGGCGCGGCATTTTCTCGCGCGGTGTGCCCGGTCGCTGCGCAAGACGATGCAGGACCTTTCACCCGAGGCGCTGGAGATGCTTGTCGCCTATCACTGGCCGGGCAATGTTCGCGAGTTGGAAAACGTCATCGAGCGGGCGACCAACCTGGCGATGACCGAGCTGATCGAGCCGAGCGATCTTGCGCTGGACATCAGGCAGCGAGGGCGGCCAGCGCCGTGGGTCAGTGTGCCTGAACCGCGCACGGCTCCGGACCTGGGTACCCACGAAATGAATGCAATCATCGCCGCCCTCAAGGACACGCGCGGAAACATCCGCCTGGCGGCTCAACGGCTGAATGTGTCGCGTGGCGGGCTGTACAACAAAATGAGTCGGTTTGGGCTCAAAGTTGAGGCGTTTCGTTCTTAG
- a CDS encoding sugar ABC transporter substrate-binding protein — translation MRRCTLLFATLLLLFSQWAAADYRIGVSIARVDDNFMTYVRNGLDEAAKKENVQIQFEDAQGDVVRQLNQVQGFINQKVDAVIVLPVDTSATANITRAAVEAKTPLVYVNRHPDERTLPKGVVTVASNDIEAGQLQMRYLAEKLGGKGNLAIIMGDLAQNATHDRTEGVKQVLKDYPGIKVVEQQSAEWQRNKGMDLTSNWLLAGSRFDAIVANNDEMAIGAAMALQQAGKAKGEIAIVGIDGLPDGLAAIKRGMLVASVFQDPKAQATSAVQAALKMIKGEPVETDVWVPFQLIKPEQLAVFEQHYK, via the coding sequence ATGCGTCGTTGCACACTGCTTTTCGCCACCCTGCTATTGCTCTTCAGCCAATGGGCCGCCGCCGACTATCGCATCGGCGTCAGCATCGCCAGGGTCGACGACAACTTCATGACCTACGTGCGTAACGGCCTGGACGAGGCCGCGAAAAAGGAAAACGTGCAGATCCAGTTCGAGGACGCCCAGGGCGATGTGGTGCGCCAACTCAACCAGGTCCAGGGCTTTATCAACCAGAAAGTGGATGCGGTCATTGTCCTGCCGGTGGACACCTCCGCCACGGCCAATATCACCCGCGCCGCGGTCGAAGCAAAGACGCCGCTGGTCTACGTCAACCGCCACCCGGACGAGCGCACCTTGCCCAAAGGCGTCGTCACGGTGGCGTCCAATGACATTGAGGCCGGACAGCTGCAGATGCGCTACCTGGCAGAAAAGCTCGGAGGCAAAGGCAACCTCGCGATCATCATGGGTGACCTGGCGCAAAACGCCACCCACGACCGCACCGAAGGCGTCAAGCAGGTGCTCAAGGACTATCCCGGGATCAAGGTTGTCGAGCAGCAAAGTGCCGAGTGGCAGCGCAACAAAGGGATGGACCTGACCAGCAACTGGCTATTGGCGGGCAGCCGTTTCGATGCCATCGTCGCCAACAACGACGAGATGGCCATCGGTGCGGCCATGGCCTTGCAGCAGGCCGGCAAAGCCAAGGGCGAGATTGCGATTGTCGGCATCGACGGCTTGCCTGACGGCCTGGCGGCGATCAAGCGCGGGATGCTGGTCGCCTCGGTGTTCCAGGATCCCAAGGCCCAGGCGACCAGCGCGGTACAGGCAGCGCTCAAGATGATCAAGGGAGAGCCGGTGGAGACGGACGTCTGGGTGCCCTTTCAGTTGATCAAGCCTGAGCAATTGGCGGTGTTTGAACAACATTACAAGTAG